The Macaca nemestrina isolate mMacNem1 chromosome 17, mMacNem.hap1, whole genome shotgun sequence genome contains the following window.
TGCCACCGACCTCTTCCCCTGCAACTTCTCCAAGAATGACGTCATGCTCAGTGCCGTGGTCATGACCTACTGGACCAACTTTGCCAAGACTGGGTGAGGGCCAGAGGggctgggtggggctgggtggggctTGGCGGGCCCTCCTTCCTTCACGTGGCCACCATTCCTCTGTTAAGGCGCTCACCCTGGCCCGCTCTCTTGATCGAGTAAAAGCAACCAGACacctctgtgctaggcactgagctGAGTGTTGGAGACTCAGCAGTATCAGACAGAGAGGCCCCTGTTTCTTTCTGGGGAGTAGGGGGCCCATTCGGTGGTTTTGGCTTGGcgtccatctctctccctccttgCCTGATCCCCCCTGCCCAACCTCCCTAGAGCTCTGCACCTCTGGCTGACTGCTcaggtgtgtgtgtctgagtgtgtgcaAGAGTTTGTGTCTGTCCTCTTcacttctgtctctgtctctctctggaaATCCACTGACAgctcttctccccttccctctgctGCTCTCTTACGTCTGTTTACTTTTCGCTGTCTCCGGCTGCCGGCTGATTTCAGCCTcgctgtgtctctgtctctggctGTCCCTCCCATGTCTTTGACCCTGTCTCTGTTTCATTCAGGCTCAGCTTCTGCTTCTCCGGGACTATCTCTGTGTCTGTCCCTGCCCCTCTGCCCGCATTGCTGGCTGTCTCTGGCTGTCTGTCTCCATCCCTATTTGTCTCTCTGGCGTTGTCTCCTGCAgtttctctgtctcttcatctccatctatgtctctctgcctctgtgactttctctctggctttctTGCTGTCCCCCTGTCTCTCTGCATCTCTGTCTGGCTCCCTTcccactgccacccaccctcctTCAGAGCCTTGCCCTCACTCCTCCTTTCCCTGCCCTCCTGTGCCCACAGGGACCCCAACCAGCCAGTGCCGCAGGATACCAAGTTCATTCACACTAAGCCCAATCGCTTCGAGGAGGTGGTATGGAGCAAATTCAACAGCAAGGAGAAGCAGTATCTGCACATAGGCCTGAAGCCACGTGTACGTGACAACTACCGCGCCAACAAGGTGGCCTTCTGGCTGGAGCTCGTGCCCCACCTGCACAACCTGCACACGGAGCTCTTCACCACCACCACGCGCCTGCCTCCCTACGCCACACGCTGGCCGCCTCGTCCCCCTGCTGGCGCCCCGGGCACACGTCGGCCCCCGCCGCCCGCCACCCTGCCTCCCGAGCCTGAGCCCGAGCCCGGCCCGAGGGCCTATGACCGCTTCCCCGGGGACTCGCGGGACTACTCCACGGAGTTGAGCGTCACCGTGGCCGTGGgtgcctccctcctcttcctcaacATCCTGGCCTTTGCTGCCCTCTACTACAAGCGGGACCGGCGGCAGGAGCTGCGGTGCAGGCGGCTTAGCCCACCTGGCGGCTCAGGCTCTGGCGTGCCCGGTGGGGGCCCCTTGCTCCCCGCTGCGGGCCGTGAGCTGCCaccagaggaggagctggtgtCACTGCAGCTGAAGCGGGGTGGTGGCGTCGGGGCGGACCCTGCAGAGGCTCTGCGCCCTGCCTGCCCGCCCGACTACACCCTGGCCCTGCGCCGGGCACCGGACGATGTGCCTCTATTGGCCCCCGGGGCCCTGACCCTGCTGCCCAGTGGCCTGGGGCCACCGCCACCCCCACCGCCCCCCTCCCTTCATCCCTTCGGGCCcttccccccgccccctcccactGCTACCAGCCACAACAACACGctaccccacccccactccaccacTCGGGTATAGGGGGCGGCGTGGGGAGGCCCTCCTCCCCGGCCCTCCCTGGCCCGGCCACTCCGAAGGCAGGGAGGAGAACTTGGCAACTGGCTTTTCTCCTGTGGAGTCGTCACGCCATCCAGCAGCACTGAGGTGGACATGGGATTCCTCCCTGGGGTGCGTGTCTCTCCCACGCAGAGAAGCCCCGTCTCTTCTCTGGACCTGGGCCTTTGAACAACTGGGGGGCGTTTTCTCCCCTCCATTGGGACACCCGTCTTCGGGGTGTGGAATGTGGTATTTTCCCGCGTGGAGGTGTGCTTTCTCACAACGGGGTGTGTTTTCCCATGTGCAGGGTGAGGTTTTTTTTGCCGCCCTGGACACATGTTGGCCCCCTCAAAGAATTTCTGTGGGGATTTGTACCCCAGAATCCTGTTCCCTCAtcccttctcccacctcctcccctctccctccccctggaGACCCTGGAAGTGGTGTGTTCACAAACAGTGACCCTTGGCCACCAGACCACAGAGGATGGAGCCTGGGAAGCAGCGAGGAAATCACAGTCCCCTCGCCcctgcctcccctgcccccaccccggCGAAGCATGTTCCCCCCGCACCCGCCTTGGCACAAGTCAGATGAAGCACGTTCTGCCAGGGAGGCCCTCACCTTCCAGAGAGGACAGACACAGATTTCCTGCCGGGGGAGGGAGGAGTCCACGCATCCCGGTGTTGCCTGGAATCTTCTTTTCCCGTGGTCCAGGACGCATTTCTCTGAGTGGAAACATGTTCTTGCATGTGGCAGCCGGCCCCTctcttcccagcacttccctgcctccCCCAGGCCTCAGGCCCAGCACTCAGTTTCTCCTCACATGGCAGGTGAGCACAGACTTCTAGTTGGCAGGAGCTGAGGAGGGTGAACAAACCTGGAGGAGGCCCAGCCCTTGCTCCCGAGCTGGGGGTAGGGGGCGTGGCAACGTACCGACCGCAGAGGCCATGCATGTTTGACCAAAGCCCTCACTGGGGTCCGAGGACAGCCTTTTCCTCAGGCCTCAGAGCGTTGCTCATCCGTGCCAAACTGTGTAGGTGGATTTGAGCGGAAAGACCCCCAAAATGTGCCAAGAATTTCCCAGTCCCAGGCAGGGCAGGGGAAACTAAGGGCAAGTAGGATACAGGGTGAGGGATGTGGCACGTGAGGGGGCTCCCGCCTGTGCCCCTTCTCCTCACCATGTctcccctgccctgcctcagTTCCCCGTTCCCCTTCACCTCCGTCACTCTCTTTGAAGCTGTCCCCACCTCAGTGTCAGACCAGCCCTCTCCTCAGCTCACCACCCTTCTCTGACCCGTGCCCCCTCCTTGGCTGAAAGAAAGGAGTCTTGAAGGGTGGAGGGGAGGCAGCGGGGAGGAAGGTCTCACCGGACAGGTTGGGGAGAATGAGGTCAGCGGTGCTGAGGAACAGATGGAGGGGGCAGTGGGGATGGGGCTTGGGCAGACACCAGCAGGAAGAATTTGAAATGTGTGAGGTGACTCCCCAGAGGGCCTCTGGGAAAAGAATGATGTCTGGAAGGGCTTAAGGGACACAGTGGATGAGGGGAGAGTCCTCATCTGCTGGCATTTTGTGGGGTGTTAGTGCCAaacttgaataggggctggggtGCTGTCTTCCACTGACACCCAAATCCAGAATCCCTGGTCTTGAGTCCCCAGAACTTTGCCTCCTGACTATCCCTTCTCCTCCTACCTCCATCCATGGAAAATTAGTTCTTTTCTGATCCTTTCCCCTGCCTGGTCTAGCTCCTCTCCAAACAGCCATGCCCTCCAAATGCTAGAGACCTGGGCCCTGAACCCTGTAGACAGATGCCCCCCAAATTGGGGCATGGGAGGGGGGCTGGGGGACCCCATGATTCAGCCACGGACTCCAATGCCCAGCTCCTCTCCCCAAAACAATCCCGACAATCCCTTATCCCTACCCCAACCCTTTGCGGCtctgtacacatttttaaacctGGCAAAAGATGAAGAGAATATTGTAAATATAAAAGTTTAACTGTTGGTTGTGCCTGCTCTGTTGTGGGGAGGGCAGTCTCTGAAGAAACAAGCCCTGGGGAAATGACAAGGGAGGAGGGGTCCTGACCCCCAGCCCTTCTTTTCAGTGACCAGCTCTGAGGTCTGAGAGGAAGGGGGAGTGGGTGCTGGGGTCTGGTTGCCACGGTAATATGTCTGGCAAATGAACGTCAGGACCCGTGTCTATGCCGAGACTGGAGCCTGGTGTCGTTCTGTAATGGAAGGACAAGGGCTGATGGGGGCAGATGTCAAACAGGCCGGAGGTCCAGTGGGCTGGTGTAGGCAGCTAACTCAACAGAGGCATGTGAGGTGAGACGCATGTTCTCTGCCAAGGCCTGGGCTCAGGCAAGAGGGTCAGCCACAGGTCCAGGACTCAGGGTAGTCCCTTGGCACACTGTAGGGGAGTGGCCTGGCACCATTGTGACCCGTTCACTCCCAAGACCCTCAGGGACAGGCAGGCAGTCAGTGGACACTGTGGGCACAGTGGGCTGGGGGCGTAAGGGCCCTGGTGGTCCTAGGGACCCCATGGCCATGGCTGAGCGGCCGAGGCCCGATTGGGCCTCGTATCACAACTGCAACACCAACAGCTGCCAGGACCTGGGCAACTCTGTCCTGTTGCTGCTGGGCCTCATCATCTGCATTAACATTAGCATCAATATAGTGACCCTGGTCAGGGTGGGGCCgggtgggagggagctggtgggatgGTGGGGGCAGGCCTGCCGGCCAGGGCCTGCCTGGGATCACTGTGTCTTCCCCCACCTAGCTCTGGAGCCGATTCCGTGGCGTCTTATACCAAGTGTTCCATGATACCATTTGTGAGAAAGGTAAGCAGGTGTGGGGACTGGGGCACAGGAGGGGCAGAAATCAGGCGCTCTAGCCTCAGCCCTAAATTAGCCCCTTCCCTTCTTGCTCGCCCCTCTCAGACACCATAGCTGTGCAGCTGCCCTCCCTGGGCCCTGCCTCTCCATGCCTGTAGGAGCTGGCCTCCCCACTAGTCTCACCTCTCCCCATCCACAGAAGCTCCTAAGTCATCCTCACTCGGAAAGCAGACCCAGCCCTCTAAGAAGCAGAGTTCCCCTGCAGTCCATCTTCGGTGCACCATGGACCCGGTGAAGATGACTGTGACCCCGCCCCCAGCTCGCCGCCATCGCCGTCGAGGCTCTCCCACACACTGTGCTCACTGCCCAGTAGCTTGGGCTCCTGACACCGATGACGAGAAGCCCTATCAGTACCCAGCCATATGCTCCTACCACTGGGATGGCCCTGAGGACTGGGAAGGCTTCCAACGCACTCAGGGGACCTGGGTTCCCTGGACTCAGGACCCCCAGGAGCCCCCTCCCCAGACCATCCGCTTCCAGCCTACCATAGAGGAAAGGCCCCTCAAAACAGACATGCGGTCCCAGCTGGGCCTAAGGGCCTATGTGTATTCTGTGaaccccccacctcccagccctgAGGCTCCTAGCCACAAGAACAGTGGGGAGGGGGCGGTGCCAGAGGCAGAGGCGGCTCAGTTCCAGCCTGTCCCAGCTCCCATCCTGGGCCCAGCAGTCGTCCCTGAATTTTCCCGGTGCCGCTCCTCAGGCCGAATAGTGTATGATGCCCGGGACGTGAGGCGGCGGCTACGGGAGctgacccgggaggtggaggccctGTCCCGCTGCTACCCTCTGGCCTCCGGATCCAGCACTGCCGAGGGGACAAGCAAGAATTGGGTGTACCGTTCCCTGACTGGGAGgtgactggaaaaaaataaaaaggagagaggaggTGATCTGTGGTGGTGTTGGGGTGCCAGGGCCCACACAACACCTAGAAGCTGTGGCTGTGAAGAGAATGCTGTCCCTGGCCACAGGGCCCTGAGCCCTGAGGACCCTCGTCAACCTTTTGCCTCAAAGGCCTATCCCTGTCCTCAGCCTTTCCCAGGCCCTCTGGGTTCCAAGGCTCTCACCTGCCTCtaccttgttttctttccttttctttttttttttttttttttttttgagacagggtcttgctctgttgcccaggctggagtgcagtggtgcaatcacagctcactgcagtcccaactgcctcccacctcagcctcctgagtagctaggactacaggcatgggccactagttgtttgtttttgttgttgttttttgtttggttggtttttttgtgtgtgtgtggttgtttttgtttttaagacagagtcctattcttgtcacccaggctggactgcaatgacataatcttggctcactgcaacctctgcctcccaggttcaaccaattctcctgccttcagcctcccaagtagctaggaatacaggagtgaaccaccacgcccggttaatttttgtatttttagtgcaaatggggtttcgtcatgtgctggccaggctggtcttgaactcctgacctcaggtgatctgccttcctcggcctcccaaagcgctgggataaTAGGTGTAGGCCACCCCTCCCTGGCTGCGCCactagtttttgtagagattgggtttcactgctttgcctaggctggtctcaaactcgtgggctcaatcGATCCGCCTACCTcaacctctgaaagtgctgggattacaggcgtgagccactgtgccaggcctgtttCCTACCCctcttctgagacagggtcttgctctgtcacccaggctgtggtgcaatcatggctcactggagactcaacctcctgagttcaagcaatcttcctgcctcagcctcctgagtagctgggacaacaggcaccaccatgccccgttAATACCTTGTTTCCTTTAGTGCACGGAGAAGCCCCTAAATTCTACTCCAGGTCCTGTAGTGCAGTCCTGTGCTACAGGAGACATCTCCATCTCCATGGCCCTCGCTCCTTAGAAGGCTGGTGCCTGCCAGAGCCCAGGGTTAGGCTGCAGCCACAGGTGAGGCCTGGTTCCCACGTAAGCCCTATTTATTTAGGGAGGGATGGCTGAGAGGGCGTCTAGTCCCTCACAGTTCCCTATTTACCCTGAAGATCCTATACTCAAGAAGGACTGGAGCAGAGGATGAAATATTGGGAGGccccttggctgggcgcggtggctaacgcctgtaatcccagcactttgggaagccgaggcaggtggatcatgaggtctggagatcaagaccatcctggctaacatggtgaaaccctgtctctactaaagaatacaaaaaaaaaaaaaaaaattagccgggcacagtggcaggcgcctgtagtcccagctactagggaggctgaggcgagagaatggcgtgaacccgggaggtggagcttgcagtgagctgagatggcaccactgcactccaacctgagtgacagagcaagactccatctcaaaataataaaagaagtatTGGGGACTCCCTCAAGAGGTACCTCACTGTAACATCACAGCCCTCTGTGACCTCACTCCTTTGATTAATTCACTATGTCACCAGTGAGGAGACTAAGTTCAAAGAAGCTAAGCGTCTTGCACATGGTTACACAGACACTGAGGATCAAGCTCATGGCTTCAGATGCTCCATCCCATTGCTGCAGAGCCAGCGTGACCCACCAGAATCTCCCACCTTCCCCAGTTCGCCGTGTGAACTCAGAAACTCAAACTCAGGCCCTGCCCTTCTCCTAGACAACTGGGATCacaagcacatgcacacacacaccacttggGAACAAGCAACCAGGTGCATGAGCCCGGGCTGAGGGAACTGGACTTCACCTTCCACTCTAGACAGATTCCTGGAATGTGAGCAGATGGACCGTTTGCAAATGGCCCTGCTTCTCTCATTCAACTAATGTTACTGATCATTTTCAATGGATTGCATTCAGTGGATAtatattgaacatctactatgtgtTTGGAGGCTGGAT
Protein-coding sequences here:
- the LOC105473502 gene encoding spermatid maturation protein 1, giving the protein MAMAERPRPDWASYHNCNTNSCQDLGNSVLLLLGLIICINISINIVTLLWSRFRGVLYQVFHDTICEKEAPKSSSLGKQTQPSKKQSSPAVHLRCTMDPVKMTVTPPPARRHRRRGSPTHCAHCPVAWAPDTDDEKPYQYPAICSYHWDGPEDWEGFQRTQGTWVPWTQDPQEPPPQTIRFQPTIEERPLKTDMRSQLGLRAYVYSVNPPPPSPEAPSHKNSGEGAVPEAEAAQFQPVPAPILGPAVVPEFSRCRSSGRIVYDARDVRRRLRELTREVEALSRCYPLASGSSTAEGTSKNWVYRSLTGR